The Silvanigrella paludirubra genome includes a window with the following:
- the queA gene encoding tRNA preQ1(34) S-adenosylmethionine ribosyltransferase-isomerase QueA — MKTNLFHYELPEDLIAQVPLENRNESRLLVCNSKQKSIIDKNFNELPEILNDTFKLKENNSKVLLIANNSRVYPARVRIQRKTGARGEVFFLEKGIKSQYKCLLRPKSKLKINEILYADNDKEIPLFKVTSFDPPMVSLIDDRSLDLILDEFGEMPLPPYIQRDPQKNKANINLDNERYQTVYSNINEKGSAAAPTAGLHFTPEIIEKCQNENVEFGYVTLHVGLGTFLPVQSEDIHNHEMHEEYYFISEELSEKLIRFLENDWPIVFVGTTSLRAIESYFRYIFPDQNKNEIMKLANEKKLNSILNKEINKWIPTKIFIYPESKNHQIIPLIGNAIITNFHQPESTLAMLIAALMGFDFWKEFYNYAIEKKYRFFSYGDSSLLVFGANF, encoded by the coding sequence GTGAAAACAAATTTATTCCATTACGAATTACCTGAAGATCTTATTGCTCAAGTTCCTTTAGAAAATAGAAATGAAAGTCGACTTCTTGTCTGTAATTCCAAGCAAAAATCAATTATTGATAAAAATTTTAATGAATTACCAGAAATATTAAACGATACTTTTAAATTAAAAGAAAATAATTCTAAAGTATTATTAATTGCCAATAACTCTCGAGTTTATCCTGCAAGAGTGCGTATTCAAAGAAAAACAGGAGCTCGTGGAGAGGTTTTTTTTCTTGAAAAGGGAATAAAAAGTCAATATAAATGTTTATTAAGGCCTAAAAGTAAATTAAAAATAAATGAAATATTATATGCAGACAATGATAAAGAAATCCCTTTATTTAAAGTAACTAGTTTTGACCCACCAATGGTATCTCTAATTGATGATAGATCGTTAGATCTCATTTTAGATGAATTTGGTGAAATGCCTCTTCCTCCTTATATTCAAAGAGATCCTCAAAAAAATAAAGCAAATATTAATTTAGATAATGAGCGCTATCAAACTGTATATTCAAATATCAATGAAAAAGGGAGTGCTGCGGCACCTACTGCTGGATTACATTTTACTCCAGAAATTATAGAAAAATGTCAAAATGAAAATGTTGAATTTGGTTATGTAACTTTACATGTAGGTTTAGGCACATTTTTACCTGTCCAATCTGAGGATATTCATAATCATGAAATGCATGAAGAGTATTATTTTATATCTGAAGAATTATCTGAGAAACTAATTCGATTTTTAGAAAATGATTGGCCAATAGTATTTGTAGGGACCACCTCTCTAAGAGCAATAGAAAGTTATTTTAGGTATATTTTTCCAGATCAAAATAAAAATGAAATAATGAAGCTTGCGAATGAAAAAAAATTAAATTCAATATTAAATAAAGAAATAAATAAATGGATACCTACTAAGATATTTATTTATCCTGAGAGCAAAAATCATCAAATTATTCCTTTAATAGGAAATGCCATCATAACCAATTTTCATCAACCAGAGAGCACACTTGCAATGTTAATAGCTGCTCTAATGGGTTTTGATTTCTGGAAAGAATTTTATAATTATGCTATAGAAAAAAAGTATCGTTTTTTTAGTTATGGAGATTCAAGTCTTCTCGTTTTTGGAGCAAATTTTTAA